A region from the Aegilops tauschii subsp. strangulata cultivar AL8/78 chromosome 5, Aet v6.0, whole genome shotgun sequence genome encodes:
- the LOC109749106 gene encoding putative cyclin-F1-1 has translation MLLQPMNDPRQAVVPAVHPVSWVMGARRENLGLKCADPYEPNVGADLRAKERDPMEHPDADYMSKMQQGHLSPSMRAELVLWMDAFARHLGGLPEGTLCRAVAYLDRVLSVRPVPAHDEALQLVAAAAVSLGAKHEQFASGRRLNAEVVQAFLGTTVHVVEEMEWELFMDLGCAMDGPTAYTFVEHFTRFFGREDEFLVRSLALRLVNLTLGFFGFVGRILPSAVAASALFLARQILGV, from the coding sequence ATGCTGCTCCAGCCGATGAACGACCCGCGACAAGCCGTCGTCCCGGCCGTTCATCCAGTCTCTTGGGTCATGGGCGCCCGACGAGAAAACCTGGGGCTAAAATGCGCGGATCCCTACGAGCCCAACGTCGGCGCGGACCTCCGGGCCAAGGAGAGGGACCCCATGGAGCACCCCGACGCCGACTACATGTCCAAGATGCAGCAGGGCCACCTGAGCCCGTCCATGCGCGCCGAGCTCGTGCTCTGGATGGACGCtttcgcccgccacctcggcggCCTCCCGGAGGGCACGCTCTGCCGCGCCGTCGCCTACCTCGACCGCGTCCTGTCCGTGCGCCCCGTGCCGGCCCACGACGAGGCGCTCCAGCTCGTGGCtgccgccgccgtctccctcggGGCCAAGCACGAGCAGTTCGCCAGCGGGCGGAGGCTCAACGCCGAAGTCGTCCAGGCGTTCCTGGGGACCACCGTGCACGTGGTGGAGGAGATGGAGTGGGAGCTCTTCATGGATCTCGGCTGCGCCATGGACGGCCCGACCGCGTACACCTTCGTCGAACACTTCACGAGGTTCTTCGGGCGAGAAGATGAGTTTTTGGTGAGGTCCCTGGCGCTTCGTCTGGTCAACTTGACGTTGGGGTTTTTCGGGTTCGTTGGGCGGATCCTGCCgtctgccgtggctgcatcggcGCTGTTCCTCGCCAGGCAGATCCTCGGCGTGTAG